A single window of Sphaerodactylus townsendi isolate TG3544 linkage group LG05, MPM_Stown_v2.3, whole genome shotgun sequence DNA harbors:
- the LOC125433333 gene encoding uncharacterized protein LOC125433333, whose amino-acid sequence MKAPTALSGEPWKKVTKAIPAKVLPEEGIWENECQEDISEVSCIKPCRSDTSMLNPDCDFFPDSSSFEEKSVRKAGYAVVTLSKTVVLTVEASALSAEISAQKAERKALSRAMELAEGQRVKGFTESKYVFPMMLPVRGHIWNNSAVMYRDRGKRGKRILLLLEAEWKPKGEVQCRVHQEGASPEVCAEKLYLRQWTSEPLQQKWMAPGFANYNCSV is encoded by the exons ATGAAAGCTCCAACAGCTTTGAGTGGAGAGCCTTGGAAGAAGGTAACAAAAGCAATTCCAGCTAAAGTGTTGCCTGAAGAAGGAATTTGGGAAAATGAATGTCAGGAAGACATAAGTGAAGTGAGCTGTATCAAGCCATGCAGAAGTGATACCTCTATGTTAAACCCTGACTGTGATTTCTTTCCAGATAGCAGCAGCTTTGAGGAAAAGAGTGTGAGAAAGGCTGGCTATGCTGTTGTGACTTTGTCTAAAACTGTTGTGCTAACTGTTGAAGCAAGTGCCCTGTCAGCAGAGATTTCAGCTCAAAAAGCGGAGCGGAAGGCTTTAAGCAGAGCAATGGAATTGGCTGAAGGTCAAAGGGTAAAAGGTTTCACAGAAAGCAAATATGTTTTTCCTATGATGTTGCCTGTGCGAGGACACATATGGAACAACAGTGCTGTGATGTACCGAGATCGGggaaagagaggaaagagaaTTCTTCTCCTCCTGGAGGCAGAATGGAAGCCCAAAGGAGAGGTCCAGTGCAGAGTGCACCAGGAAGGTGCTTCACCAGAG GTATGTGCAGAAAAACTCTACCTCAGGCAGTGGACATCAGAACCACTCCAGCAAAAGTGGATGGCTCCAGGTTTTGCTAACTATAATTGCAGCGTTTAA